One Brassica napus cultivar Da-Ae chromosome C2, Da-Ae, whole genome shotgun sequence DNA window includes the following coding sequences:
- the LOC106410950 gene encoding uncharacterized protein LOC106410950 gives MVMSNDGSSSGEEREAPEVTQACFPVTPTPLPPASIEAIMARLAQQDAAQKAATDQIAALAKILAPLAANVEASTAQYPRHLFNTERATGEAPTQAADQDVDDDEAQTPGGLNAQTINKLAALKQSVLDINSKIHHVTTSAPQIEWVLAESLRTPFTEKITKVRLRKMEKLRLPTFDGVSDPSAHVTSLNIAMRRANLSDEEKDACFCQLFVETLEGIALNWFTGLQENSVDSFHDLSMAFLKNYMFTRQEAPATDLWNLNHANGQSLRDFMEKFKSIVSKVDVPDHIAVESLMNTLHIKSPFRADLYRHPTRSVQDAIARSNNCIRMEEDTRARAAKEAAGKQTPARTNDARHEPRQHSTGGKPNQKKGNMNAVDDAEPSGSAIVVREKGWNHWDRETNQQKSSSPEPTSSKKKIQKSQAKAPQKEEQANPERATVNNLNLEGESIDEEPPKNRQRVEMILPRQADSSDDEIPPVPRDLRKKLGRKTDSKDLRTFLKRKAEMVQKNEADLRTTLDESKARKITRIGAAPHLQPQLADLREQINSKAEDLRVKLSQPKKHDLRPCLEAKRQPQRELMKATNTPRLNVIMGGSSPCGDSVRAVKDYRRQAVTAQKWPSQVEADHQISFSAADTHGISMPHNDPLLIDIGIGECQVTKVLVDTGSSVDLIFRDTLDKMGIDLRDMKPSSRTLMGFNGSSEQMIGTIRLPIYAGDVTRTVKFSVIRAKAPYNAILGTPWLHSMKSIPSTYHQCVKFPGKDGTTQTIRGDQRAARELLVAAVKLQQSPSLVNAVTKPIHKIYPQKEEIREVPIDEADPSKVVRIGAYLSDEMKSLIISFLKKNASTFAWVTSDMKGIDPAIASHELNVDPMFKPIRQKRRKLGPERSKPVIEEVDRLLDAGFIAEVRYPEWLANPVVVKKKNRKWHICVDFRDLNKACPKDSYPLPHIDRLVESTAGNELLTFTNRGTYCYKVMSFGLKNA, from the exons ATGGTGATGAGTAATGACGGCTCTTCCTCTGGAGAAGAGCGTGAAGCTCCTGAAGTAACGCAGGCGTGCTTCCCTGTGACTCCGACGCCACTTCCACCTGCTTCCATAGAAGCTATCATGGCGCGCCTTGCGCAGCAAGATGCAGCCCAGAAAGCGGCGACAGACCAAATCGCGGCGCTCGCAAAGATCTTAGCTCCTCTCGCTGCGAACGTGGAAGCCTCGACGGCGCAATACCCAAGACATCTGTTTAACACAGAGAGAGCGACTGGCGAAGCACCGACGCAAGCTGCCGACCAAGACGTCGACGACGACGAGGCCCAAACCCCTGGGGGTCTTAACGCGCAAACAATAAACAAGCTCGCCGCGTTGAAACAGTCGGTTCTCGATATAAACTCCAAGATTCATCACGTAACTACGTCCGCTCCCCAGATCGAGTGGGTCCTCGCAGAGTCTCTCCGGACACCGTTCACTGAGAAAATAACGAAGGTTCGCCTCCGAAAGATGGAAAAGCTCCGCCTTCCGACCTTCGACGGTGTTTCCGACCCTTCTGCTCATGTTACATCTTTAAATATCGCGATGCGACGCGCGAACCTTTctgatgaagaaaaagatgcTTGTTTTTGTCAACTTTTTGTCGAAACCCTAGAGGGCATCGCTCTTAACTGGTTCACCGGCCTTCAGGAGAACTCCGTCGATAGTTTTCACGACCTCTCAATGGCTTTCCTCAAAAATTACATGTTCACTCGACAGGAGGCCCCCGCCACGGATCTCTGGAATCTCAACCATGCAAACGGGCAAAGCTTGAGGGATTTTATGGAAAAGTTCAAATCTATTGTCTCGAAAGTCGACGTACCGGACCACATAGCCGTGGAGTCATTGATGAACACCCTCCATATTAAGTCGCCATTCCGGGCTGACCTCTACCGACACCCAACGAGATCGGTACAGGATGCAATCGCTCGATCCAACAACTGCATTCGAATGGAGGAGGATACCAGAGCTAGGGCGGCAAAAGAAGCAGCGGGAAAACAGACTCCCGCCCGGACGAACGACGCTCGTCATGAACCACGCCAACATTCTACAGGTGGCAAGCCCAACCAGAAGAAGGGTAATATGAACGCTGTGGACGATGCTGAACCCTCAGGCTCCGCCATTGTGGTGCGAGAGAAGGGATGGAATCATTGGGATCGAGAAACCAACCAGCAGAAGTCTAGTTCTCCCGAACCAACAAGCTCAA agaagaagattcaGAAGTCTCAAGCAAAAGCCCCTCAGAAAGAAGAGCAAGCTAATCCAGAGCGAGCCACAGTAAACAATCTCAACCTCGAAGGTGAATCAATTGATGAAGAACCACCTAAGAACCGGCAACGGGTGGAAATGATACTCCCTCGACAGGCTGATTCCTCGGATGACGAAATTCCGCCGGTACCGAGGGACTTGCGCAAAAAATTGGGCAGAAAAACGGATTCCAAGGACTTACGCACCTTTCTGAAGCGGAAGGCCGAAATGGTACAAAAGAACGAGGCGGACCTCAGGACGACCCTTGACGAGTCTAAAGCAAGAAAGATTACCCGCATCGGAGCTGCTCCACACCTTCAACCTCAACTTGCAGATTTACGTGAGCAGATCAACTCCAAAGCCGAAGACTTGCGCGTCAAGCTTAGTCAGCCCAAGAAACATGATTTACGACCGTGCCTCGAAGCGAAACGACAACCGCAACGAGAATTGATGAAAGCTACGAACACCCCACGCCTCAACGTCATAATGGGTGGTTCATCTCCTTGCGGGGACTCGGTAAGAGCAGTTAAAGATTATAGACGACAAGCCGTCACCGCCCAAAAGTGGCCTTCTCAAGTCGAAGCAGACCATCAAATCTCCTTCTCGGCGGCCGACACTCACGGCATCAGCATGCCGCATAACGACCCGCTCCTAATCGATATTGGAATTGGCGAATGCCAGGTCACAAAGGTTCTCGTTGACACGGGCAGCTCAGTCGACCTTATCTTTCGGGACACGCTCGACAAAATGGGGATCGACCTACGTGACATGAAGCCCTCTTCACGCACTCTCATGGGATTCAATGGCTCCTCAGAACAGATGATTGGGACAATTCGTCTCCCAATTTACGCAGGTGATGTGACCCGCACTGTTAAGTTCTCTGTTATCCGGGCTAAGGCCCCCTACAACGCAATCCTCGGTACGCCTTGGTTACACTCTATGAAATCCATTCCCTCCACCTATCACCAATGCGTTAAGTTTCCTGGGAAAGATGGAACGACGCAGACGATCCGCGGGGATCAACGGGCTGCGAGAGAGCTACTTGTCGCCGCGGTCAAGCTACAACAATCACCTTCTCTCGTCAACGCGGTCACCAAACCAATACATAAGATCTACCCTCAGAAGGAAGAAATCCGCGAGGTTCCCATTGATGAAGCTGACCCATCGAAGGTCGTGCGCATTGGCGCTTATCTCTCTGACGAAATGAAGTCACTAATCATTTCTTTCCTCAAAAAGAATGCCTCAACCTTTGCATGGGTAACTTCTGATATGAAAGGAATCGACCCCGCAATAGCATCTCACGAATTAAACGTTGATCCGATGTTCAAGCCTATTCGACAGAAGAGGCGGAAGCTCGGACCCGAACGGTCCAAACCAGTGATTGAGGAAGTTGACAGGTTGCTCGACGCAGGTTTCATCGCTGAGGTACGGTACCCAGAGTGGCTAGCTAACCCTGTCGtcgtaaaaaagaaaaacaggaaGTGGCACATTTGTGTTGACTTCAGGGATTTGAACAAAGCCTGTCCAAAAGACAGCTACCCTCTCCCGCATATCGACCGTCTGGTAGAGTCGACTGCCGGCAATGAGCTCCTAACCTTTACGAACAGAGGGACGTATTGCTACAAGGTCATGTCTTTCGGCCTAAAGAACGCATGA
- the LOC125582253 gene encoding uncharacterized protein LOC125582253, protein MEVYIDDMLVKSLRAKDHLDHLRDCFKTLNEYGMKLNPAKCTFGVTSGEFLGYIVTQRGIKANPKHITAILDLPRPKNTREVQRLTGRIAALNRFISISTDKCLPFYELLRENKRFVWDKKCEEVFNQLKHYLMKPPVLSKPEVGDTLSIYIVVTSSVVSSVLIREDRGEQNHIFYISKRMTEPETRYPTLEKMALAIITSVRKLRPYFQSHTIEVLSNHPLRTVMQNTNQSGRLTKWAVELSEHDIVYKNRTAAKSQVLADFLIELSPELEQDLVLPSLNWILHVYGSSTNKGLGAGIQLQSPTGELIRQSFSFDFAASNNEAEYESLIAGLRLAKAVKAKRVSAYCDSQLVTSNSSSSRKSLADRVVYFLVLTDYFTKWVEAEAYASITDKEVQKFVWKNIICRHGLPYEIVTDNGSQFISYNFKEFCDRWRIRLNMSTPRNPQSNGQAESTNKTIIDGLKKRLDLKKGCWADELDGVLWSHRTTPRGATKATPFSMACGVEAMTPAEVNVTSLRRSKMPQNVELNQDMLLDAPDDIEERHDQALLRIQNYHHQIESYYNKKVKSRPPRIGKSGPPEGVRKH, encoded by the exons ATGGAAGTTTACATCGATGATATGCTCGTAAAATCACTTCGCGCCAAGGACCATCTCGACCATTTGCGAGACTGCTTCAAAACGCTGAACGAGTAcgggatgaagctcaacccggcgAAGTGCACCTTTGGCGTCACGTCTGGAGAGTTCCTAGGTTACATTGTTACCCAGCGAGGCATCAAAGCAAACCCAAAACATATAACGGCAATCCTCGATCTCCCTAGACCAAAGAACACCCGCGAGGTTCAGCGTTTAACCGGAAGGATTGCGGCACTAAACAGGTTCATCTCAATATCCACAGACAAGTGCCTCCCGTTCTATGAACTCCTGCGGGAAAATAAGAGATTCGTCTGGGACAAAAAATGTGAGGAAGTCTTCAATCAGCTCAAGCATTACCTCATGAAACCTCCTGTTCTGTCGAAGCCCGAGGTCGGGGACACTCTATCTATATACATTGTCGTCACCTCCTCGGTAGTTAGCAGCGTCCTAATACGAGAAGACCGTGGCGAACAGAATCATATTTTCTACATCAGCAAGCGAATGACGGAACCAGAAACGAGATACCCAACCTTAGAAAAGATGGCCCTCGCCATCATCACTTCGGTAAGAAAACTCCGACCTTATTTCCAGTCGCACACTATCGAGGTACTCTCCAATCATCCCCTTAGGACGGTAATGCAAAATACCAACCAATCAGGAAGGCTAACAAAATGGGCAGTGGAGCTTAGCGAACACGACATCGTGTACAAGAACCGCACAGCAGCTAAGTCGCAAGTTCTTGCTGATTTCCTGATCGAGCTATCGCCGGAGCTAGAACAAGATCTCGTGCTGCCAAGTCTGAACTGGATATTGCACGTATATGGTTCATCCACGAACAAAGGTTTAGGGGCAGGAATACAACTCCAGTCACCAACAGGCGAACTAATCCGACAGTCATTCAGTTTTGATTTTGCGGCGTCCAACAACGAAGCCGAATACGAGTCTCTCATCGCAGGCCTTCGTCTCGCTAAAGCAGTAAAGGCTAAACGAGTCAGCGCATACTGTGACTCCCAACTCGTG ACTTCGAATTCTTCGAGCTCACGAAAGTCCCTCGCTGATCGTGTAGTTTACTTCCTAGTCTTAACAGATTACTTCACTAAATGGGTAGAAGCAGAAGCCTACGCCAGCATTACCGACAAGGAGGTGCAGAAGTTCgtttggaaaaacatcatctgcagGCACGGGCTCCCATATGAGATAGTCACGGACAACGGATCCCAATTTATCTCCTACAACTTCAAAGAGTTCTGCGACAGATGGAGAATTCGACTCAACATGTCCACACCGAGAAACCCGCAGAGCAACGGTCAAGCCGAGTCCACAAACAAGACAATCATCGACGGACTCAAGAAACGACTTGACTTGAAGAAGGGTTGTTGGGCCGATGAACTGGATGGGGTCCTCTGGTCCCATAGAACAACACCTCGCGGAGCAACGAAAGCCACCCCCTTCTCGATGGCCTGTGGAGTCGAAGCAATGACACCTGCTGAGGTAAACGTGACGAGTTTACGCCGTTCCAAAATGCCGCAGAACGTCGAACTTAACCAAGATATGCTCCTTGATGCACCGGATGATATAGAAGAAAGACACGACCAAGCGCTGCTTCGTATCCAAAACTATCATCACCAGATCGAAAGCTACTACAACAAGAAGGTTAAGTCCCGCCCCCCTCGAATTGGGAAATCTGGTCCTCCGGAAGGTGTTCGAAAACACTAA